The genomic region CgggttaataatataatgaataaatcacgCTTATAAAAttcgttaaaaagtctttaatttctacaaGATGGAAGATTCTAAAATATGTTCGATTGAAGGGATGGGATACAAATTCtagtcaaaatttatttgataatttctTTTCTACTGTCGAAACATTTGGACCCGCCATGCCAATCCCATACTAAAGTGGGATAGCTTTGGGATAAGATTAGAGCGCAGTCCTCTGATCGTACACAATAACGGCGTCTGCGTCGAGGAACTGACTGTGCGACTTGCTGAGCGCTATGATCGCCGCGTGCTCGCTGCGCATTCGGTTCTTGTACTTTTTGCTCAGATTCACCTGTGATCAATatatattaacaatattaatgaTTAGAAATTATAGAATTGGACTTACAAATAAGgaaatctatataaaaatgaatcgcaaaatgtgttggtaagcgcataactcgagaacggctgaaccgatttcgataattctttttttattatattccttgaagtacgaggatggtttttatgtagagaaaacgtaaatatgtaccacgggcgaagccggggcggaccgctagtgattaataacattaacatttataaaatactagaggtccgccccggcttcgcccatggtacatatttcgcaataaaaggtagcctatgtcctttctcgggtatcaaaatatctccataccaaatttcatgcaaattggttcagtagtttaggcgtgattgagtaacagacagacagacagagttactttcgcatttataatattagtatggattttctAGTAGAAaaggtccttcgagccggataaggaaggaataatttatttcaatcattataatatgaataaatatatatgaaaTATGTGTCCAAAAAAGTCCATCAGTCCGTCTACCCAGAATCGGCCCAAATCGATTAGAGAAACAATTACCTTTAATACGAGCACACAGAACTTAATATTTGATACAAATTATGAATAAtctaattaacaatataaattttgttgtCTGGAACAATGACCGCACGTTGCAAGACGATTAAGTACCTAGATACCGATTTCGGGTCGATGGCGTGATCGAACGATCAGTCCACATccgcatttttatattatcatttatcattaATGTGTGCGAGGTTGTAGGTATAATGTATTCATAAATagttaagtttaaaaatttatttttactagctactactataaaatgtattgtatgATGTCTCAACTTAGAAATATTTTGGCCTCATTTTCAATACTTTGCTGAAGATAATCACATGTTCAAATACATAGTTTAcgattcaaaataaaatcataaaatattcaaaattagaAATgatccttcgagccggataatcgtttaaatataaaggacacacagacatacattcatttttatttaaatgtcacCGGTGAAGATTAAAACAACATAACAGTAATGTATTAATagttaagattttttaaagaaacacaATTCACAAGTAATTacgtttctttaaaaaatctaaGCTATAGAATGCAGTTCCATCAAGAAGCATACAAagtacaagtgataactgcgttaaaaacaaccgacttcaaacttgcacttgcaacatttacaaatacagacaaaaatgctcataaaataaaatctactgggcctatccgaataaaatttttatgggaccaattcgacaccatcccgcatcaaacaaaaaaagaatcacgtaaatcggttcagaaacctcggagtaatcggtgtacatacataaaaaaaacataccggccgaattgataacctcctcctttttttgaagtcggttaataaattatagtcatatattttaaaaaataatataaatatttctccATACCTTAGCATACAACTGGTGCAAATCATCTTCAGTAGAGAGTGGTCTCTGCTTGGGTCTGAGGAAGGCGGGCAGTGAGCGAGTCTTCAAGGCGTCTATACTTGCCGCACCCTCTATTTCGTCTAGCactaaaaatagttaaaagcTAAGTTTCCTATCTAAagataaataagtaataattttataataacaattgtGCCTTATggcatttacataaaaaatagaattaccaaatatattttaagttttgccataaaatatcttgaattatgttatttttaattttagttttatagcattcattAGCATAACTTTAGCagcattaataaaaaattgtgattAGACATTTCATCATACCCCTAAAAACTCCTTTTTACTATACACAATAGCTTGTTTTGAGATCGCTTGTTAATAAAGCCACCCTCTGTACTGGTTTAAGTTTCAAATTTCTTTTATTGACCAGTTTTTGAAtacacaataaagtgttaataaatagctatactaataaaaatgaataaataattaaacacatAAATATACTCACTCCCACTGGAAGCATATTGCGCAGCATCTCGGGGAGTATCCGGTACTCTATTCACATAGCAGTGTGCCTGCGGTCGAGCCTCCCGCTGGTGCCTACATTCTGCGTCCCCTGCGTAACTCGCTGGCCTGGTGTGCCGTTGTACTTGCACCTGTTCAtgaatttatttcttgaaatgATGTATAATGCACATAATGTTGTCAACATCCGTAATAATAATTCAGTATAGGGAGCCAtatgtaaacatttttaatttaaattaggtacatgtttacatacaatttgatgaaaatagaaatgaatttttttataagtatagagaataaataaataataagtacatacctCTGTGTGTTTAATTCTGTAACTATCTTGACATGTGTAGCTATGTCCCTCTTTTATTGTGTAGttctcttttaaatattgttcatctaaaaatcaataaaattcatGTTGTATTAAAGCTTTCCATCTCATCTCATGTCATTATTGGACTATTTAACATACCAAACGATTTCTGATGTCGCGGCATTAGGCAGCAgtaacatataataattaacaaaataataacaccGCAAATTCCTCCGATAAGCCAAGATAACCAAACAATTATAACGCGACCCTGCAAACAAAGATGCAGCGTAATGCATCAATTgctatgatttaaaaaaatattgatttttcaGTGCATTCGTACCTGCTGaaacatttcaattattaaacCAAAAGCGATTAACGCTTCTTTTTGATccctttttaaaatgtttccacaacattttaaatcttttttccTTCCTTAAACCtaagaaaaattatacaaaaaacctataataaaattcctaAAAGCTATTCCTGCACTTGCATATTGTTTTTCTTCATtgtcttttttaaatattttgcgaCTGCGCGGTTTCCAACTCATGCCAAGATTCGTTCAGTAATGTCACATTCTTTGAAGTATTTCGATATGACgatatgttaaaaaaacattttatcgaTTAATCAAGTtgctttatttacaaatatatttgttaggtTATTGCAATTTTTGCAGACCATTGCCTCAAATGGCATATTCTATTACAgacgtaattttaaaataaattaagattccCAGTTTTTAAACGTTAATATATATGTCAATATGCGTTCCTTAGCAagcaatttaattattttatttctaactttatgaaacaatttttagttatttattaaactatctaaacaaaaaatatgcaaTGTTCTTTTCATTTAGtttcagtttatttttgtgtcATATTTAatggaatattaaaatattctatttataaatttatttaacacaaacACGCGCGCAAATTGGAATATTCGCTTAGTTGATATGTCATGTTGAACGTAATTTGATTTCGTTTTCGTCTCTGTTTTCGTAAGCGGCTTcaattatgtactaaataaAGCAAACAAGTCGTTTGTTGTTGTAAACAAATATCACAGCTGATTGTCTGATTCGTCTGTGTTATCAATTGTATTACCCCCTCGGTGTCAACTATCGGACGATATAGCGTCACAAGTTATTGTGAATCCTCGGACTTCGTCTCGCCGATCACAAAGCGTCATATAAATTGCGTAAACTATACGAGGAAATTATAATTCAAGTTTACTGTTTACTCGATGAGTACATTCAAcccataatatttaaattaaaaagaaatatgcGGTGttcatatttgttttatttcatagttACAGTGTTTTGCTTATTGACGCAGAAATCTTTTGGTTTATCGCcggttattttaagtaagtttATTTCATTATCTCCCAAGCATGCAATTTCTTGTATAGTCTAGAATGTGTTTTAACTGATATTCTCGACATTGTTtacttaagtttatttttagccTTTGTCATCACACATTTATATgatgtcttattttaatattttttacagtacCTGGCGATGGAGGCAGTCAATTGGAGGCTAAATTGAACAAAACAAATGTCGTGCATTACATGTGTGCGAAGACATCcaatgattattttaatatttggttGAACTTGGAACTTTTAGTGCCGTTTGTGATTGATTGCTGGGTGGACAATTTACGATTAGATTATGATAATGTGACGAGAACAACAAATAATCCTCCGGGGGTTGATATAAGGGTGCCGGGGTGGGGTAACCCTGAACCCGTAGAGTGGTTGGACCCCTCACATGAATCACCGGgtgcatattttaatactatagGTGATGCTCTTGTGAAAATTGGTTATGTGAGAAATGTGTCATTGAGAGGAGCTCCATATGATTTCAGAAAAGCACCAAGTAAGTTGacttttttttcatgttttcgTCTTTTTCAAttgcaaataaacaaattctaAAACATTACGAGTCTGAGGGTCttgatattgtatttattaatttactacacaaaaatttaagtttattcTTCTGATGTTTTCATAGTtagacaatttatttatttcttttacaaaaattgttttataagaaataaaagtatgTTGAACTCAACACTTTTGTATGCACaactgaatattttaaaataatattcagtaaACAATGGCAGCGCTCACCAGAGCATAACctgttgaaaaatataaatatttaattaagaacaAATTTTGAGTTCATAGCTCAATCTTCAAACTTTACAGTCTTTAAAATGACAATGTTCTTCATTTTAGATGAAAATGTAGAATTTTTCGTCAAGTTAAAAACGCTGGTTGAAGAGACATACACCATGAACAACAAGTCATCTGTGACGCTACTAACTCATAGTATGGGAGGAGCGATGGCACTGCACTTCTTACGATTACAGACGCAGGCCTGGAAGGATCTGTATATTCGAAGAATGCTATCACTGTCCACACCCTGGGGAGGCGCTATGAAGGCGTTAAAAGTATTTGCTATTGGTAAGTAATGGAGACATTCTATTATGGCCTGCGATTTGGAGATCCATGTCCAGTTTGCAGCATTAAATAttctgttaataaaaataaggaatagttaatatatgaaattaaatcttaACAAATGTTAAATATGTTCAATTGTAATATTCAAATGCTTTGTTTTTAGTGCTTTTTGATAATGAATCATTTACAATTACATTGTATAAACGAGGAAAAGTGTTGTCTGATCAATTACTTTGTTGTTTAATGGTAGTTTAGTAGGttttacaattacatatataGATTTGTCTAACACATTTATGTAAGGTCCACAGTTGGGTCAATATGTCCTTTACAAgggaaaataattaactaaaatTTAGGCTTTCGAGGAACGCTGGTATttataattctaaaataaaattcaataaaattatggcTAACTATAAACTAAACATTATGTTATGTGAGCCAAAAAAAAACAGGTCGAGTCTTAAGAATACGTAACTTAGACTGCGTGTTTTGTTACTAAGGTGGCAATTACGCAATGAAACTATGAGTCGAAAGGTTTCTTTATATGCTTATGTTTATATCataacagttttatttttcactgaaaaatatttgttagtAAATTTAGTATTAATGTTTTGCGATTAATAAAGCGTATGTTTGTTTACTATGTATTTTACGCCTATCTAATTCGCGCTTTCGCGGTACGCGTTTTGATAAAACACGACCCTGACCTTATAAATTGACGTAGGAAGATGGACTCAATTAGTAGCGATTACATtgttactaataaattaataataatatgtgttattAAAATGACCCGCCCTTGCgcttcttaatatttttataattaccgGCGCCGCTTTGCAATTATCTcacccataaaaaaatatctaatacgGAGATgctaaattcaaattttactAGATTCATATTCAGGAAAAAATTTGACAAATATTTTGTTCCGCACAAGTTTTTTCCTGACTACcatgcaaaaatattttatctagaATTTTGTGCTAGACTcttataatgttaaatttacCTAGACAAAACTGCAAAATAACACATACCCATATATACTTAATTACGTCTCTATAATTTGCACGgaatattttctatgtaaCTACCTAGTATTGCTTCGTCATGCATATGCCCTACATTTTCCTTCTCAATGGACTAATCGTTGATCCATTGAAAAGGAAAACCAATGTGTCTGAGTGTTTGTAAACAATGACTTTGCTGTATCATGTTATGATTGCGTATGCCGTATGCGCATACATAGGTGATTAAACTACAGATTTTTGTATACCTATAGGCTAACCTAATAAAGATAAGTGGATGGGTagtgaattttataaatacgtaCTATATTTGCAATAGATACTATAGCATTGTATTACAGTATGTGccgtaaattaaataatgttactCATGCATTTTAAGTACATagttattgattttataataaaaaatgaacgtgtgtgccgagcacacagaagtgaaacttctttggcaagattcaaagataaggcaaatcatcgccttactccatgacgtgacggtattgccacgacgcggacgcgaccttgaaattttactctcaacgcgcctgaagaagtttcacttttgacacCTGCGGTcgacacacacgctcttttttaccTTAGAAACACTACCATACATTATACACATTAAACAAATGTCCATCCAGGCGACGACCTCGGTTCTCTAATACTGCGCGAAAGCACGATGCGCACAGAACAGATCACATGTCCCTCGCTCGCGTGGCTTCTGCCTTCCCCCAACTTCTGGAAGCCAGGGGAAGTGCTGGTGCAGACCGACAAGTTTAATTATACTATTAATGACCTGCAGAGGCTTTTCATGTGAGTAATTACGATAATCTAACCTTATTTCCTTCCCATACTTACCATGATATTTGCTTTAGGATGTTCGACTCAACTGTACAGACTACAGTGTACTTCATTTAGAAGTGttttgtgttgttttatttcaattttgtacGTATATTCAGCTCTTCTACCCCGACACAGTCGATGTTAGGATCTTTCCGAAATGAATTCATACGTACTCTGGATAAGGTTGCCAGTTTTGTTCTGTTCGCCTTCCGATTTTCTCTGAAATATGACGATCCAAACCATTTCTAAACGAAGCCTAGTCTAAAAGTCTTATTTTGATTATAAGGGCTTGAaagttcaataaataaatgcctaacataatatgattaaatGCTGGATAAAATCTGAGCTATCCGATGATCTGATAACAAATGGTCCTTACGTCCAGGGACATGGACGTGCCGAACGCGTGGGAGATGCGCAAGGACACGGAGCATTTGTCGCGGGACTTCTCAGCGCCTGGTGTTGAACTGCACTGTGTTTATGGGTATAACATCTCCACTGTTGAACGGTAAGTGTTTCGAAATATGGGCAATATCATTTGAAGCTCGTAGACTAATGACGTGAAAATGTATAAGTGAGGTTGTGatgcaaaataatgataaGAAATTAAGCTAcatgttacatattttaatttggaagaccttttttttaagtggggaaatcttccaaagatacccacggcccccggggaaggagccgtgggttatgtcggattcttaccgactaaaaccccactgctttccgtcgagccgcttatGATAGGGCCGCGGCTAATTTGGTAGACCtaaattaatgttgtcaaAATTTGTTTCTAAAATTAGtcgcttatttttttttacaaattttctcCGATGATACAGACCAGAGTACATAAATTTTAGCATATTGatcaaaatattgaataatatttgaatcTACTTAccagtatattataattgaatattaaaagtaaCCATTATTTCCAGGCTAGTATACAAGCCAGGAACCTGGCTAGATGGATACCCCACTTTACTCACAGGGGACGGAGACGGTACAGTCAACTTACGTTCTCTCGCCGCTTGCACTCACTGGGCCAAACGACGCACCCCTAAAAATAATCTCATTGGCAAATCTGTCAATACCCTGCCACTTAATACGAATCTCAATGGGAAACCCGTCAAAACCCTGCCTTTGTTAAAGGCAGAACATTTAAAGATACTCCACGATCCTCGCGTAATAGAATACGTGACGACTGTGCTGGGGAATGACGGGAACTGATGACTTATAGTGAAAATTATGAATGTGGTGCTCTTGAGAGGTGATAGGTTTTCAAAGAGTTTTGGGATGGTGACCAATCCAAGCCAAAAGATTGGTCAAATGCGCAGTTTCGAGTGTGGTAGTTTACTACCTCACTTGAGCTTCTACCATCGCAGCTTTTTGGAATTAACTGAAATGGAGTAATCAGGCAGTATTATACGTAACTTATAACTCTACCGATAACTAGGGTGCTACTGAAACTTGTAAGATCTAACATTTTTACGGATGGAAAAAGTGTTGTCTTCCTCATATTTTGAATTTCCTGTGCATTTGGCTAATATTTATCGAGCTTGGTCACTGAAACCGATATTCTGTGTggaaaactattattataagtataaagATTACTGTGAAAATCTGATTAATGTACAGTAACGTGTATTTGAAGATTATAGTGTccattagaaaaataaaatacgtaacGCAAAGCGCGCGTATAAGTGTAAAAATTagctaaaatttatttgtttttaaccaAGTTTGCTGTGCATTGTTTTCTTGTGATTTAATTCATGATTTTTGTGAATaacagtaatttttaataatagctcATACCAAATGAAGTTGGTGTTATTTATTAAGCGAATATCTCAGTActcattttatttgtttatgtatAGAATGTGTTTTTCCGTATAAGCTCTCTTAAGTTTGCTCtctgatttttaatatttttttatctgccagtttattaaaataatctacagaacgTTTATTTagccatttttttaatttaaagtgttaccataatttaattgttatgttatttgttaaaacaatgtttaagTTGATCTCTTTATGTGCTAACAGAACTACTCATTtcttttgaatttaatatcattAGTGAACTTTGCTGTGATAGCAATCTAAATGCTCATTTAAATGACACTATCTATTTAcgaatagtattttatatttatctgtattcaGGTTATTGTGTATCTGCTATAGTCAAATCCCGAAACACAATCTCTACGCGGAAGGACTGGTTTATCTTAGGTTTGGCAAAAGCGATCGGGCAATCCTCGAAATACATTTGAATTTCACCCTTTGACTGAAGTCAGCAGCAATCTCGGGCGTAAGCATAGGCATCGCCTCAGCTAGACAACGATCAACGAAAATTGTTTAGTAAAAGGCccaaatattacatttatttgggCTTTGACAGTCATTATGCCAGACCTGAGGTTTgactataacataatatatatgattaatttctaaatatatatGATTTGTAAACTTACTCATTATTAGcgtatatataaattttatttatgaaaggagttatttttatcttattttgttttgtgtaaaGCTTCCATTTGGTttaatttactaaaatatGAACTCTTAAAATTGTGCTAACTTTGACTTGCATATTTAGTGTGAAGTAGTTAGTAGAGATTCATCTTTGGACTTACGTATAATATACGTACCTAcgtataatttgaaaaaatattatatttttatttgaaaaacggGTAGT from Colias croceus chromosome 3, ilColCroc2.1 harbors:
- the LOC123706353 gene encoding phospholipase A2 group XV-like, which translates into the protein MRCSYLFYFIVTVFCLLTQKSFGLSPVILIPGDGGSQLEAKLNKTNVVHYMCAKTSNDYFNIWLNLELLVPFVIDCWVDNLRLDYDNVTRTTNNPPGVDIRVPGWGNPEPVEWLDPSHESPGAYFNTIGDALVKIGYVRNVSLRGAPYDFRKAPNENVEFFVKLKTLVEETYTMNNKSSVTLLTHSMGGAMALHFLRLQTQAWKDLYIRRMLSLSTPWGGAMKALKVFAIGDDLGSLILRESTMRTEQITCPSLAWLLPSPNFWKPGEVLVQTDKFNYTINDLQRLFMDMDVPNAWEMRKDTEHLSRDFSAPGVELHCVYGYNISTVERLVYKPGTWLDGYPTLLTGDGDGTVNLRSLAACTHWAKRRTPKNNLIGKSVNTLPLNTNLNGKPVKTLPLLKAEHLKILHDPRVIEYVTTVLGNDGN
- the LOC123706363 gene encoding uncharacterized protein LOC123706363 produces the protein MFQQGRVIIVWLSWLIGGICGVIILLIIICYCCLMPRHQKSFDEQYLKENYTIKEGHSYTCQDSYRIKHTEVQVQRHTRPASYAGDAECRHQREARPQAHCYVNRVPDTPRDAAQYASSGMLDEIEGAASIDALKTRSLPAFLRPKQRPLSTEDDLHQLYAKVNLSKKYKNRMRSEHAAIIALSKSHSQFLDADAVIVYDQRTAL